In a genomic window of Cyclopterus lumpus isolate fCycLum1 chromosome 13, fCycLum1.pri, whole genome shotgun sequence:
- the fzd9b gene encoding LOW QUALITY PROTEIN: frizzled-9b (The sequence of the model RefSeq protein was modified relative to this genomic sequence to represent the inferred CDS: inserted 1 base in 1 codon; deleted 2 bases in 2 codons) — MGMDGCPLTVGIFLWCLLVTCGSSFEIVSYDQERGRPAKCEPIVIPMCEGIGYNLTRMPNFMDHDDQKEAAIKLNEFAPLVAYGCDVHLRFFLCSLYAPMCTDKVSTSIPACRPMCEQARERCAPIMKKFSYTWPDSLDCSKLPTRNDPNRLCMEAPENETRTEGKKGEGMLPXAPRPRQPGSSGRSPGGLGSCENPDKFQFVEKSQSCAPRCSPAVDVFWSRQDKDFAFIWMTVWSILCFVSTAFTVLTFLLEPHRFQYPERPIIFLSMCYNVYSVAFIIRSVAGAENIACDREHGELYIIQEGLESTGCTIVFLILYYFGMASSIWWVILTLTWFLAAGKKWGHEAIEAHSNYFHMAAWGIPALKTIIILTMRKVAGDELTGLCYVGSMDSGALTGFVLIPLSCYLIIGTSFILTGFVALFHIRKVMKTEGTNTEKLEKLMVKIGIYSILYTVPATCVIVCYFYERLNMDYWKLRGLQMKCGSFSGLSGDCSLQTSVPTVAVFMLKIFMSLVVGITSGVWVWSSKTLQTWQGLCSRKLTDRTRSRKPCSGVSCGSTHCHYKSPAVVLHMAKTDLHSDNPTHV, encoded by the exons ATGGGCATGGACGGTTGCCCGCTGACGGTGGGGATTTTTCTGTGGTGTCTGCTGGTGACTTGTGGCTCCAGCTTTGAGATCGTCTCCTACGACCAGGAGCGAGGCAGACCGGCCAAGTGCGAGCCCATCGTGATCCCCATGTGCGAGGGGATCGGCTACAACCTGACCCGGATGCCCAACTTCATGGAC CACGACGATCAGAAGGAGGCTGCCATCAAGCTGAACGAGTTTGCCCCTCTGGTGGCTTACGGCTGTGACGTGCACCTCcgcttcttcctctgctccctctACGCCCCCATGTGCACGGACAAAGTGTCGACCTCCATCCCCGCCTGCAGACCCATGTGTGAGCAGGCCAGGGAGAGGTGTGCCCCCATCATGAAGAAGTTCAGCTACACCTGGCCGGACTCGCTCGACTGCTCCAAGCTGCCGACCAGAAACGACCCCAACCGCCTGTGCATGGAGGCCCCCGAGAACGAAACCCGGACGGAGGGGAAGAAAGGCGAAGGCATGCTCC GTGCCCCTCGCCCCAGGCAGCCAGGCAGCAGCGGCCGCTCTCCGGGCGGCTTGGGATCCTGCGAGAACCCCGACAAGTTCCAGTTTGTGGAGAAGAGCCAGTCGTGTGCCCCACGCTGCTCC CCCGCTGTAGACGTCTTCTGGTCCAGGCAGGACAAGGACTTTGCCTTCATTTGGATGACGGTGTGGTCCATCCTCTGCTTCGTCTCCACCGCATTCACCGTCCTCACCTTCCTCCTGGAGCCCCACCGCTTCCAGTACCCGGAGCGCcccatcatcttcctctccatgTGCTACAACGTCTACTCCGTGGCCTTCATCATCCGGTCGGTAGCCGGCGCTGAGAACATCGCCTGCGACCGGGAGCACGGGGAGCTGTACATCATCCAGGAGGGACTGGAGTCGACGGGCTGCACCAtcgtcttcctcatcctctaCTACTTTGGCATGGCTTCTTCGATCTGGTGGGTCATCCTCACCCTAACCTGGTTCCTGGCTGCAGGGAAGAAGTGGGGCCACGAGGCGATCGAAGCCCACAGCAACTACTTCCACATGGCTGCGTGGGGCATCCCCGCTCTGAagaccatcatcatcctcacgaTGAGGAAGGTGGCGGGAGATGAGCTGACGGGGCTGTGCTACGTGGGAAGCATGGACTCCGGGGCGCTCACGGGCTTCGTCCTTATCCCGCTGTCCTGCTACCTGATCATCGGCACCTCCTTCATCCTCACCGGCTTCGTGGCCCTCTTCCACATCCGGAAAGTGATGAAGACGGAGGGCACTAACACGGAAAAGCTGGAGAAGCTCATGGTGAAGATCGGCATCTACTCCATCCTCTACACGGTGCCGGCCACCTGCGTCATCGTCTGCTACTTCTACGAGAGGCTGAACATGGACTACTGGAAGCTGAGGGGGTTGCAGATGAAGTGCGGGTCGTTCAGCGGTCTGAGCGGCGACTGCTCGCTGCAGACGTCGGTGCCCACGGTGGCCGTGTTCATGCTGAAGATCTTCATGTCGCTGGTGGTCGGCATCACCAGCGGCGTGTGGGTGTGGAGCTCTAAGACCCTGCAGACCTGGCAGGGCCTGTGCAGCCGGAAGCTGACAGACAGGACTAGAAGTAGAAAACCCTGCAGCGGCGTCAGCTGTGGCAGCACACACTGCCACTACAAATCTCCTGCTGTGGTTCTGCACATGGCCAAGACTGACCTGCACTCAGACAACCCTACACATGTCTGA